CTTCTCTCCCCCGTTCTTACGCACTAGTGGCTCACAAAAATATACTTCCGTTTTGCTTTTCGTAAAATTACAAGTCGCTCAAATACATCTACCTCTCATCGTATATATCATACAAACGTCTTATGATTGAAGACGTTTTAAGCattcaattttaaactaatttaaattcgttaaatgttttgttttctcaTGTTTAGCTTCACATTCCCAAGATGTCAGTCAAAAATTGACGAAACACTTTGCTGCTGAGATATGCCTGATATTGCCCCTGATTGTGGGAAAGTGGGTCTTAATTTTGAACGGTTTGTGTGCGGGGCATTGTTTTGATTGATTAAAATGGTGTTGTGGTTCGCTTATAAAAGTTTTTGTAGTTGCCAGCCGTTTGTTAAGATCACAATTGTGCTAAGAAATACTATatcacaatttaattatttacattgttattatttgtattcttTCTTAcacatctctctctctctctctcgtctATCTTTCTTAGGTGGGGGCGGGCAGTAAGTAATACGGCCcggaaatattatttgttaacCATCTTATTCTTGCCCCGCCGAAGCGTTTTATTGCTCCTGCTAGAAGTCAACTGTGGACTTTGAAATTGAAGCACAACGATCTGTACTCAGGGCGTTTTAAAGCTACGCTTTAGTTAAGTTAGATTTACTTTGTTGATTTCTCTAAAAATACGTTCAAACGGCGAGCACTCTGCTCGAAGTAGGCTTGGTTCACTTGGCTCACAATAAACACTTTTTAGCTTACAGGAAGGATTCTAACATAATTATACTCAATCTGTTCGGTCTCACTTCGGTCTTAAAGTCGAACAGCGATTGTAGtgttattacaaaatattactttACGTGTGCTGAGCGGAAGACTCTCGtttatgctttttttttcggtATGAAAATCTTGTTCTTTCTCGTATTAAAAATGTCTTATACAATTGATCGCATTCAATTTCGAGTTTAAGTGTGCTTGCAGTTCCCTAACGTAGAATATATGTCTGGAAAAGCTTGATCCCCAGTTCAGAGATCGAGAAACTTTACTTATATACATAGTCTCCAAGGCCTAGGACTAGACATGATTAGTTGTCCATAGTGTTGGTAGTTGTAGTGTTAGTTTTATAACAAATGAACTTGTTAAATGCAATTGGCATGCTTTCATTTACTGGCAAGTCTCCAAAATTTCTGCTACCCAAAGCGCGAGTTCGTAAACTCCACAGAGCCTTCTATACTATTTGGTGTTCCCGGTAACCGAGCCTTTTGTGGGGAAATGCATCAATTGAGAATTTTGAAAGGAAGTTTTTGACTGTATAAAAAGTTTAGCAAAACACATTTGCTATGAAGTTCTTGGTAAAGGAGAAATTCGTCCACGAATTAAAATTTGGCGTAAAATCAGTTcccaactgctgctgttgctgttctagttgcaactgttgctgatgatgctgctgcggctgctgcgatTGTGCCCGCTTCAGAATCCTCAAATTTGTGCCCGAGGCCATGCGCTGCAGCTTATGCATGTCCTGGGCATCCGGAGCGGATGGTGTTGCATGGTTTGTGGTAGCACTACCTGCTCCAAGGTTAAGCGACACAGAAGCTGGTCGTGGTCGTTGtggctgatgctgctgttgttgtgtttgCTGCTCCTTATTTGATGTCTTTTGAGCTGCCGCAGCTGCCGATAGCATGGCTATCAAGTCCATGCCCGTGGTGGGCTGCTGTTGTCCCAGGATTTTGACTGGCTGCTGTGGATTGTACTGCTTATCACTCTGCGACTTGGTGCGCAatcgctgttgctgctgctgttgcttttgcgcCTTTGCTGCCTtaagttgttgctgtttctcCTTGCGTATTAAATCGAAGGAGCTGACAATCTGCTGAAGAAGCTGCGTTTTAAATacgttttattattaaacacTGAGACAACTCACCTTCTCATTGCTTGCCGATTGCTGCGCATCGTTCTGACTTTGGCTATGGAACAGTTGACGCTTCGAGGATACAGTACCGCCTCCGACGGCTCCATTTGACGTCACTGGCGTGGCTATTGTAGTTGGCGTTGCCTGATTGCTGCCCGCAGccgcattttgtttattgcgtTTCCCATTGCTATTGCATATGTTCATCGAGTTGATGGCAGCGGTGGCAGAGGCGGGAGCTGTCGATCCCACTCCCGCTCCAGCGGTCCCCTTGCCATTGAGATTATTTAACTTGACGCCATCCAAGTCACCCATGGACTTGTGTCTCTGGCGTCGCGATTCATTGCGCACTCCTGCGACGTCCTTCTTGCAGCTCCCGTTGATATTCGTGGGCGAGGCCGCTTTTGGCGATTGCTGGCCAGAGCATTTGCGGCGACGCGGCTCGATTCCGGCCTTCCGATCGTTCACCCACTTCTTCAGGCGCTTTACGAACGGCATAATCATAAAGAAGGAGTTGGAGGTCTTTCCCAACTTGGCCTTTGATATGGCATCGTTTTTGTTCACCGGCAGCGCATCGATGCGGAACCAGTCGCAGCACTTGATCTCGTTGCGGGTGCGTGGCGCGAATTGCGTGTCCATCGGTATGTTGCGCACCACGTACAGCCGCGTGTACTGGTAATTGATGAAAGCCTCGATGTAGTCGTTGGCATCGATGAGGTCCGTGATATCGAACCCGGTCTCCTCATAAACCTAAAAAAGCGCCGGAGattaataaaactattttcaaaGTCAATAATCCCCTATCAATAAttctatttcacttttttaAGCACTATATGGTATTGCTTTCTTAagcatataaaaataatctcatttaattgatttttcaaaaatgagTTCACCATTACTGCCCCATTAATTCGGAATTCTAATTTATTCCCGACTTGCCTCTCTCGTTGCACAATGGGCTGGGTCCTCGTTCTCGTTGATCTTGCCCTTGGGAAATCCCCAGGAGTTGCGGGCAAAGTAGGACTGCACTAGCAAGCAGTGATTGTGATCCTCGGACACCAGAATAGCTCCATAAGTGGGCACCGACAGCTTGTAGTTCTTCCACTCGTCCAGGATTTGATCCACGGTGCCAAAATGTTTGTTCAGGAAGGGAATGTGCTGgtgaaataacaataatacaATCAATACAATTCAGACAACATAAGATCCTACTTCAGACCCGAAACTCACTTGGAACAACTGCATTGCAAACTGCTTGATGCCCACCGATGGCAGCTTTCGCTGCACGCACTTAGGGGTCTCGCCATCCTCTCCAGTTTCGGGGGCACAAAAGAAATCCAAATAGAACCAATGGGCCAGTTCGATTTGGAAACACATTCGTATTAGATTGTTAAGCTCCATGTCCGGAACATTGATTATAAATCGACTGGCCAGATCATCAAGTATATCGGACGGAATTTTCGATTTCTCTGGCAATTTATTGCTGGACGCCTTCGTGGTACTTGCTCTTGCTGTTGATGCTCCCAATGTGACTGATGCACCTGCTGCCGATGGTGCTGATGTGCCCGCGGCTTCCTCCGAGGATGAGCTGCCGTATGAGGAGTTCGTTGATGTCGATGAGTGGGTCGATGATATGGATGAGTTGAGGCGTTGCTTCTGTGCGCtgtattgctgctgctgctgctgctgttgatgtggCTGTTGTGCAtattgatgttgctgctgctgcttcttcctTTCGATGGCAATGGgcgctgtgggcgtggcggtgAAAACAGCTCCAGTTTTTAGCAATTTGTTTAGTACATCATTCTCGCTCTTAGTGTCGAGGTTTCGtcgttgtggttgtggttgctgctgctgtttttgttgctcgtGTTGTTTGCTATCGCTAATGTGGCTGTGGTTGTGGTTATGGTTTTTGATGCGctggttattgttattgttgataTTTAGCACTTTTTGTAAAGTCAGCGACGCGAGTAGAGCCAGATTGTTGACTTCAAatagaaaaagcaaaaattggAAGATAAGCACACGACCCCAAGAAAATGATAGTAATAAAAACACCCCGAACTGATGGAACCACCTTAACAGCTGAAAGATATTTATTTCAGATATATAAATTCACATAGGTGCCagttatgtattttaaaataaaagcaattacatGTACTTATATTTAGCAGAGGtcataaaagtaaatataatgTATTTTACCTGTAAATCGTACCCTTCTTTAGAaactgtatatatgtatatgaattgGTGACGTTAAGTTAACGAATCTTTGTTAATGCGTAGTAAAGGTAATATGTTTGGTAAACAATGCCATCAAGACAACTACGTTTTATAAATACTGGTTTGGCTTTCTACTTATAgattgtaaacaaaatgtttcaTGAATTATTTCTTCTTCATATTTCTTGAAAGAAGTCTTACTCTATTGATTTCCAAGCAGTTTTACCTTTCATGGAAAACACCTTGACTTGATAAGCACCCAATGTAAGACCCTAAAAATAACCCCTTTCGACCATTGGTTGCCATGCTGTCTCGGAAACTGTGGCAAATGCTATTGGAGCACCTTGAGGAACTGCTGAGTAATCACAATCCCCTGGCCAATGATCTACGTACATTTCTGCGCTGCCAATtgcgcaacaacaaacagcggGACGAGTGGCAAAACCACTACTATTACTATGCTATTGCCGTCGTACTCCGTTCGCTTGGCCTctaaaaaacaattgaaagcagaaaaaacacacGGGCAGTTCAGCGACCCCCGTTGAAATGTGTTGCACCATCCACACGCACACTAGTTGGTGTGGGTGACTACTTGTGCAATGTGCACTGGGTGCTACAGTACGACTTCTAGAAGGTGGACAACTGACAAATAGCTTGTTGAAAGTTGgcaaaaaattcttttttattaaccGTCGCAAGTACATGATGAAGATATACTCATGGAAAATTTTACCAATTCTATGTTACTCATGGTACTGCTACTCATACTACTACTCATAATTGCTTATTCAGCATGACTCCATTGTACCTTAAAAGTGTTATTTCTTTCATTGGTTAATAATGAATCTGAATCAAGACCGcctctaattttaatttatttagagaataataatttaataaacaatagaATGCCAGGTAAGAAATTCCCCCTTTCCTTTAGTTTTCTATTAAGGTTTATGCGTATTCAAAATATATGATTGatgtaaacaaattatgtattacgtaaagaaacaaataaatgtatttggtTTGTAGCCGGTTTAACCCGGATTACGAATTGTGAAGTTAGATAGCTGGCGGACGAGACTAGCCCGGTTTGTTAAAGTACAACGTTATGTCTAGTCAATATTAGAAGACATTCTGATTGTCTACTCCAGTTTTGGAAACttggaaatcaaataatacGGAGCGAACGTGAAGATCTTTAACGAGTGCAAGTAATACTGACTCTATCGAGTACTTACTGCACCTTATGctttaaatttacatatattttcttatctATATAGTTATAAATCCACTGGCACTGGGAGAGTACCGCGTATAGACCCGCTTACCGTTATCATCCTGGCTGCTACTGCTGACGCTAGCAGAGGCAGAGAcggcggcagaggcagaggctgTGACGACAGCGACGGCGTTGTTGATCAGTGGTGCGATTtccataatatttatttcgataTCGGAGCTCCGTTTGTTTATGTAATACACTTTATTGGCTttagtttttgtgtttgtctttttcgcaaaatatttttgtttgtttgttaattcACATTCgcgtctctctctctccctctctctttcggttcgcccgtgtgtgtgtgtgtgtgtgtgtgtgagagcgcaactgtgtgtgggtgtacgAATgagagtatgtgtgtgtaagcGTTTTGTCACGTATTTTTACAACGGCGTTGCTTTTGTAGTAAATATGGCTGCCAAGTTTTGAAAATTTCTGCAATCGTCCGCTTTTGTCGCacgaatttcaatttccaatgCAATTTTTGTACTTGTACTCTATTTATTCCATCGGTTGCATTACATTCTAATGCTTTTGCTATTGTTCTCTTGCTTTTCGCTCTCTTTCCCtcaacattttttgcatttgcgttTAAttctgttgttgctattgctgttgtttttgttgctgtgtcgtcgcttttgttattgctgtAGTCGTTGTGgttcttgttgtttgtgttCCACTCCATCCACAAAATAATTGAGTGCGCTCCACTTTAGTGCGAGGGAGACGGAAAATTCTTCGCACGCACACAGTCTCACGTTTTTGCGTTTTCTTTTCTCGCCCAGTTCCCgtactttccactttccaatCTCAAATTATGTGCTCGCGGAACTTTTTCGCGATCTGAATTGCCTCTATTTACACGTTGCACTTAaaattagttattattttgcaCTATTTTACGGGCTTTTCAACTGCTCAAAACTCGCCTACCTCGGACAGCGTCGCGTATAGAAATAGTGGTGGTGGGATTGAGTGGTGGGATAAAAAATACCATTCAGGAAGATACCAAAATATACCGTATGATTCTGTTGCGACCAGGGATCCCAAATGTCTGTACAAATTGTGTcttatgttatttattattattattctagTATATtgacaaacattttaaaatgaaactattaaaataatattattaatctcttcaaatttttaaaatgtatggTTTCATCTAAAAAAGTATGTGTTCAtgttaaaactaaaataatcTTAGTATCGATATATCCGCCTTTTCAATAGACAATCACGTTATTTATTCTGAAAAATATCGATacattgataatattatgCATTTATCACATCCCTAGCACCATACCAATCGTTTCGTGTTTCGACTTTTCCAGGCCAACTAAAAAACCATTTTTCCGTGGTGAAAAGTGCAATTCGCGCAGGGAAAATCTTCGATGTGGTCCTTTTAAGCCATCAAGATTgcattttcgaaattttccGCCTGCAGCTGGCCCTGGACGTGCTTTGTATCCGTGGAGAACAGAGACGCAAAGGTTGGGACACCTACATATACACCGAAAT
This genomic interval from Drosophila teissieri strain GT53w chromosome 3L, Prin_Dtei_1.1, whole genome shotgun sequence contains the following:
- the LOC122618452 gene encoding uncharacterized protein LOC122618452 isoform X2 → MEIAPLINNAVAVVTASASAAVSASASVSSSSQDDNVNNLALLASLTLQKVLNINNNNNQRIKNHNHNHSHISDSKQHEQQKQQQQPQPQRRNLDTKSENDVLNKLLKTGAVFTATPTAPIAIERKKQQQQHQYAQQPHQQQQQQQQYSAQKQRLNSSISSTHSSTSTNSSYGSSSSEEAAGTSAPSAAGASVTLGASTARASTTKASSNKLPEKSKIPSDILDDLASRFIINVPDMELNNLIRMCFQIELAHWFYLDFFCAPETGEDGETPKCVQRKLPSVGIKQFAMQLFQHIPFLNKHFGTVDQILDEWKNYKLSVPTYGAILVSEDHNHCLLVQSYFARNSWGFPKGKINENEDPAHCATREVYEETGFDITDLIDANDYIEAFINYQYTRLYVVRNIPMDTQFAPRTRNEIKCCDWFRIDALPVNKNDAISKAKLGKTSNSFFMIMPFVKRLKKWVNDRKAGIEPRRRKCSGQQSPKAASPTNINGSCKKDVAGVRNESRRQRHKSMGDLDGVKLNNLNGKGTAGAGVGSTAPASATAAINSMNICNSNGKRNKQNAAAGSNQATPTTIATPVTSNGAVGGGTVSSKRQLFHSQSQNDAQQSASNEKIVSSFDLIRKEKQQQLKAAKAQKQQQQQQRLRTKSQSDKQYNPQQPVKILGQQQPTTGMDLIAMLSAAAAAQKTSNKEQQTQQQQHQPQRPRPASVSLNLGAGSATTNHATPSAPDAQDMHKLQRMASGTNLRILKRAQSQQPQQHHQQQLQLEQQQQQLGTDFTPNFNSWTNFSFTKNFIANVFC
- the LOC122618452 gene encoding uncharacterized protein LOC122618452 isoform X1; amino-acid sequence: MEIAPLINNAVAVVTASASAAVSASASVSSSSQDDNVNNLALLASLTLQKVLNINNNNNQRIKNHNHNHSHISDSKQHEQQKQQQQPQPQRRNLDTKSENDVLNKLLKTGAVFTATPTAPIAIERKKQQQQHQYAQQPHQQQQQQQQYSAQKQRLNSSISSTHSSTSTNSSYGSSSSEEAAGTSAPSAAGASVTLGASTARASTTKASSNKLPEKSKIPSDILDDLASRFIINVPDMELNNLIRMCFQIELAHWFYLDFFCAPETGEDGETPKCVQRKLPSVGIKQFAMQLFQHIPFLNKHFGTVDQILDEWKNYKLSVPTYGAILVSEDHNHCLLVQSYFARNSWGFPKGKINENEDPAHCATREVYEETGFDITDLIDANDYIEAFINYQYTRLYVVRNIPMDTQFAPRTRNEIKCCDWFRIDALPVNKNDAISKAKLGKTSNSFFMIMPFVKRLKKWVNDRKAGIEPRRRKCSGQQSPKAASPTNINGSCKKDVAGVRNESRRQRHKSMGDLDGVKLNNLNGKGTAGAGVGSTAPASATAAINSMNICNSNGKRNKQNAAAGSNQATPTTIATPVTSNGAVGGGTVSSKRQLFHSQSQNDAQQSASNEKQIVSSFDLIRKEKQQQLKAAKAQKQQQQQQRLRTKSQSDKQYNPQQPVKILGQQQPTTGMDLIAMLSAAAAAQKTSNKEQQTQQQQHQPQRPRPASVSLNLGAGSATTNHATPSAPDAQDMHKLQRMASGTNLRILKRAQSQQPQQHHQQQLQLEQQQQQLGTDFTPNFNSWTNFSFTKNFIANVFC